One window from the genome of Echinicola vietnamensis DSM 17526 encodes:
- a CDS encoding SDR family oxidoreductase yields MKILLTGATGYIGKRLLPSLVRMGHEVVCCVRDKNRFEPPPSLRKNIQVVEVDFLKESSLSHIPKDIQAAYYLIHSMSSADDFSEMEKKSAQNFRKSLQGSEVKHVLYLGGIINNEMLSKHLQSRKVVEEELAKGHYHFTALRAGIIIGSGSASFEIIRDLVEKLPVMIAPRWLKTRCQPIAIRDVISFLSLSLGEPKAHDRAFDIGGPDILSYKEMLLGYAKNRGLARSIWTVPVMTPRLSSYWLFFVTSTSYKLAVALVDSMKVEVICQPNHLAETLGIKPMNYQQALSAAFTKIESNEVISSWKDSLISGRFENNLSEYIQIPTHGCFVDSRSVPVSHESDTLDRIFAIGGDTGWYYGNWLWKLRGFMDKLAGGVGLRRGRTHPTTINSGDAVDFWRVLYAKKAEKRLLLYAEMKVPGDAWLEFKIENGCLVQTATFRPKGLWGRVYWYAVYPFHGPIFGGMVRKLAG; encoded by the coding sequence GTGAAAATTCTACTGACAGGTGCGACCGGATATATTGGTAAAAGACTGCTCCCTTCCCTGGTGCGCATGGGACATGAGGTGGTTTGCTGTGTCAGGGACAAGAACCGGTTCGAGCCGCCCCCTTCCCTTCGCAAAAACATCCAAGTGGTGGAAGTGGACTTTTTAAAAGAAAGCAGCCTATCCCATATCCCAAAAGACATCCAGGCAGCTTATTATCTCATCCATTCCATGTCCAGTGCGGATGATTTTTCTGAGATGGAAAAAAAATCCGCCCAAAATTTCCGCAAGAGCCTCCAAGGCAGTGAAGTCAAGCATGTCCTTTACCTCGGAGGCATTATCAATAATGAGATGCTCTCCAAGCACTTGCAAAGCAGAAAAGTCGTAGAAGAAGAGCTGGCCAAAGGCCATTACCATTTCACCGCATTACGGGCAGGCATCATCATCGGTTCGGGCAGTGCATCGTTTGAGATCATCCGTGATTTGGTAGAAAAATTACCGGTCATGATCGCGCCCCGCTGGCTTAAAACCCGCTGCCAACCCATTGCCATACGAGATGTGATCAGCTTTCTCAGCTTGTCCTTAGGGGAACCCAAAGCCCATGACCGTGCATTTGACATTGGAGGGCCGGATATCCTTTCTTACAAGGAAATGCTTTTGGGCTACGCCAAAAACAGGGGCTTGGCCAGGAGCATCTGGACCGTACCGGTCATGACACCTCGGCTCTCCTCCTATTGGCTGTTTTTTGTGACCAGCACTTCCTACAAGCTGGCTGTAGCCTTGGTGGATAGCATGAAAGTGGAAGTGATCTGTCAACCCAACCATTTGGCCGAAACCCTCGGCATAAAGCCCATGAATTACCAGCAAGCCCTCAGTGCTGCGTTTACCAAAATAGAATCCAATGAGGTCATTTCCAGCTGGAAAGATTCCTTGATCAGCGGCCGCTTTGAAAACAACCTTTCCGAATACATCCAGATCCCGACGCACGGGTGTTTTGTGGATAGCAGAAGTGTTCCGGTGAGCCACGAAAGTGACACGCTGGACCGCATCTTTGCCATTGGTGGCGATACCGGCTGGTATTATGGCAATTGGCTCTGGAAACTCCGCGGCTTTATGGACAAGCTGGCAGGTGGGGTCGGCCTCCGGCGTGGGCGCACCCATCCCACCACCATCAACTCCGGTGACGCGGTGGACTTTTGGCGGGTCCTCTATGCCAAAAAAGCGGAGAAACGGCTCCTGCTTTATGCCGAAATGAAAGTTCCCGGGGATGCCTGGCTGGAATTCAAAATAGAAAATGGCTGCCTGGTCCAGACAGCCACTTTCCGCCCCAAAGGGCTCTGGGGAAGGGTCTATTGGTATGCAGTTTATCCCTTCCACGGGCCTATTTTTGGCGGGATGGTCAGAAAATTGGCCGGTTAA
- a CDS encoding TonB-dependent receptor has protein sequence MKKALPKRKATQVFLFFALFLSGISLALAQETTTINGTVTDAGTAETLIGVNILVKGKVVGTVTDLDGNFSLEVQQAPPLTLVVSMVGYTSQEVLITTSNATDLEINLEEQTLLGQEVVVSASRVEESILTSPVSIEQMDILSIKETASDSYYKAIANLKGVDVTSSSINFQILNARGFNSTGNTRFVQLTDGMDTQAPALNFPISNLNGPSELDVETVEFIPGASSALYGPNAFNGILLVNSKNPFDYQGLSAYYKQGVNHINGREGEPQSAQPMYEGAIRYAKAFNNKWAFKLNGSFMRAEDWYGTDMSDLNARSQGDLPFNPGANRVHIFGDEVANNIGLLRNVGAIQQQAAALGIDGYLPSIPDQIVSRTGYEEPYLVDYGAAAYKFNGALHYRINDFLELSYTLNYGSGTSVYTGAQRYSLSDFEISQHKLELTGDNFFLRGYTTRENSGGSFIADLTGVRINDTWKDNSSWFGEYTLAYMGALAQQGVAPGASGTVDQQAAAHQAARGVADQGRIMPGTTEFNNISEQVKSDFIPEGSLFNDRSRMYMAEGQYNFKNEIDFMDLQAGASYRLYELRSNGTIFADVEGNDITISEYGAFAQGAKKVLNDKLKLMASVRYDKNENFKGQVNPRFAAVFSQGNSNIRLSYQTGFRMPTTQGQHIDLNVVSARLLGGLPYYREKYRIFENAFSLASVNNYIAKVGEGYSPAAPEATAELVAVNDLPDLRPEQVKSFEIGYKGLLADNRLLIDAAYYYNIYNDFITQTAVRKAPGPVYPVPANGDQAAINAVNAPALLTPVTTPGQENTFQTYTNLVGSSVKANGAAIGITYNLPKNYTFSGNYNYNKLLTTIEEGFLSDFNTPEHKFNLIFSNRKLTERLGFNVTYRYQTAFRWESSFAAGEVPQVGTVDAQVSYKVKDWKSIIKLGGSNVFNERYFLNYGGPTIGAIYYVSITFDELLN, from the coding sequence ATGAAGAAAGCACTACCTAAACGGAAAGCAACGCAGGTGTTTTTATTTTTTGCGCTATTTCTTTCAGGAATAAGCCTAGCACTTGCCCAAGAGACGACTACGATCAACGGAACCGTCACAGATGCCGGCACTGCCGAGACCTTGATAGGGGTCAACATCTTAGTGAAAGGAAAAGTGGTCGGCACTGTCACGGACTTGGACGGCAATTTTTCCTTGGAGGTGCAGCAAGCTCCTCCCCTAACGTTAGTAGTATCCATGGTGGGCTATACCAGCCAAGAAGTATTGATCACCACTTCCAACGCTACTGATCTGGAGATTAACCTGGAAGAACAAACCCTGCTCGGCCAGGAGGTGGTCGTATCTGCTTCCAGGGTGGAAGAAAGCATCTTGACCTCTCCCGTTTCCATCGAACAGATGGACATCCTCAGCATCAAGGAAACCGCCAGCGACAGTTACTATAAAGCCATCGCCAACCTAAAGGGCGTCGACGTCACCTCTTCCTCGATCAATTTCCAAATCCTCAACGCCCGTGGATTCAATTCCACCGGCAACACCCGCTTTGTACAGCTCACTGATGGAATGGACACCCAAGCGCCCGCGCTCAATTTCCCCATCAGTAACCTGAACGGCCCCTCCGAGCTGGATGTGGAAACGGTGGAATTTATCCCGGGTGCATCTTCTGCGCTCTATGGCCCCAATGCCTTTAACGGAATCCTTTTGGTCAATAGCAAGAATCCCTTTGACTACCAAGGCCTAAGTGCCTATTACAAACAAGGCGTGAACCATATCAACGGCCGGGAAGGAGAACCCCAAAGTGCCCAGCCAATGTACGAAGGAGCTATCCGATACGCCAAAGCCTTCAACAACAAATGGGCCTTTAAGCTTAACGGTTCTTTTATGCGGGCGGAAGACTGGTACGGCACCGACATGAGTGATCTGAATGCAAGAAGCCAAGGTGACCTGCCGTTTAACCCCGGCGCCAACCGTGTCCACATTTTCGGAGATGAGGTAGCCAATAACATCGGCCTGCTAAGAAATGTAGGTGCCATTCAGCAACAGGCTGCTGCACTGGGCATCGACGGTTATCTCCCCAGCATCCCCGATCAAATCGTCTCAAGAACCGGTTATGAAGAACCCTACTTGGTCGATTATGGCGCTGCAGCCTATAAATTTAACGGTGCCCTTCACTATCGGATCAATGATTTTCTGGAACTCTCCTACACCTTAAACTACGGCTCGGGCACCTCCGTCTATACAGGAGCCCAGCGTTATTCGTTATCGGATTTTGAAATCTCCCAACACAAACTGGAACTGACCGGGGACAACTTCTTCTTGCGGGGCTATACCACGCGTGAAAACTCCGGCGGATCGTTTATTGCCGACTTGACAGGTGTCCGCATCAACGATACTTGGAAAGACAACTCCTCTTGGTTTGGGGAATACACCCTTGCCTATATGGGCGCATTGGCTCAGCAAGGCGTAGCTCCTGGAGCCTCTGGTACCGTCGACCAACAAGCGGCAGCCCATCAAGCCGCACGCGGTGTGGCGGACCAAGGTCGCATCATGCCTGGAACCACGGAATTCAACAACATTTCTGAGCAGGTAAAATCCGATTTTATACCCGAAGGATCGCTTTTCAATGATCGTTCTAGAATGTATATGGCCGAGGGGCAATATAATTTCAAAAATGAAATTGATTTCATGGACCTGCAAGCTGGCGCCAGCTATCGCCTCTACGAACTGCGCTCAAACGGCACCATCTTCGCCGATGTGGAAGGCAATGACATCACCATTTCGGAATATGGAGCCTTTGCCCAAGGGGCAAAAAAAGTCCTGAACGATAAGTTAAAGCTGATGGCCTCAGTCCGCTATGACAAAAATGAAAACTTCAAAGGCCAAGTCAATCCTCGCTTTGCCGCCGTATTCTCCCAAGGCAACAGCAATATCAGGCTCTCTTACCAAACCGGCTTTAGAATGCCCACCACACAGGGACAGCACATCGACCTAAATGTGGTTTCGGCAAGGCTTTTGGGTGGCCTGCCCTATTACCGGGAAAAATACAGGATTTTCGAAAACGCCTTTTCACTGGCCTCGGTTAATAACTATATCGCCAAAGTAGGTGAAGGATACAGCCCGGCAGCACCGGAAGCCACAGCAGAACTCGTTGCGGTCAACGACCTACCGGACCTAAGGCCCGAACAGGTAAAATCCTTTGAAATTGGCTATAAAGGACTGTTGGCAGATAATCGGTTATTGATTGACGCGGCATATTATTACAATATTTACAATGACTTCATCACTCAAACCGCTGTCAGAAAGGCACCAGGCCCCGTATACCCCGTCCCTGCCAATGGCGACCAAGCTGCGATCAATGCCGTCAATGCTCCAGCCCTGCTGACCCCAGTGACCACTCCTGGACAGGAAAACACCTTCCAAACCTATACCAACCTGGTCGGCAGCAGTGTCAAGGCCAACGGAGCCGCCATAGGCATCACCTATAACTTACCCAAAAATTATACCTTCAGCGGCAATTATAATTATAACAAACTGCTGACGACGATAGAAGAAGGTTTCCTTTCGGACTTCAATACGCCAGAACATAAGTTTAACCTCATCTTTTCCAACAGGAAGCTGACCGAAAGGTTAGGGTTTAACGTCACCTACCGCTACCAAACCGCCTTCCGCTGGGAATCTTCCTTTGCAGCCGGCGAAGTGCCGCAGGTGGGCACAGTGGATGCCCAAGTAAGCTATAAGGTCAAAGACTGGAAATCCATCATTAAACTCGGAGGATCAAATGTCTTTAACGAACGTTATTTTCTGAATTACGGTGGCCCGACCATTGGCGCCATCTACTACGTGAGCATCACTTTTGACGAACTCCTAAACTAA
- a CDS encoding receptor L domain-containing protein, which translates to MKNYYFPLMLSALVGIFLYGCQTDLPEVGELKSPVSFGFSLPAGNASSKVASNDFRLVVKAQVTISKADSSAEVLRKKELKVYESDGVLYAEEIFLPMGDYLITELLLLSEEGVAIFAIPGKGKLQDHIDRQLPLPFSVEGKNATKTVTMEVLSTLGFTPKEFGFDPAEVMFEEAEFFKVMLVEKGDPQNILNGAISLKKSDTTVSFEIDSIAKILLKEEYSYDNRSYLEASSPGYLSLNVFAGRDSLLQHKEDPLIIELEKLKDFYSFKIGLNAFHVRELQGMMVNSLEEVVNSRITLLHDGSALEEYKDVEVVIVEEEGYYFLETIDLPIGDFTIQELYLQNAEDKTLFAVPFTASYIEEYYKYSLPLQFSVSGDTKSHVRFFSVVDTRGFLPSEFNFDPDRISFKEEVLPFYVTLQEKDNPGKHPTGTLISGTNVEIKKEVSYLTRVNLFEGDYYDNHDVYVKVQANGYEEFKYMYPKDSLLQHHEDTPLVIELEVRSLVVDGVYRGNVVLETQAEVDEFAKWHCTTISGNLTIKGQRGAEDQIADLAGLQSITEVGGMVSISDCDHLSNLKGLEYLSSINGGRLEIARNNSLQNLKGLSGLTILNEFTISENASLVNLEGLENLKEIGGMVLESNPLLNALKGLDNVERMKSLWIDDSESLVDFNGFDTSISSLGTFVSINNHNLESLRGLILPACKIDGGVEITDNWSLESLAGLDFSQHVAFSVSLEYNSGLKDISAMAAIKTIGRKLTIETCHRLTSLNGLENLISVGTANSSESLEILDNKKLVDFCALTSLFTEGDVFGYDIQLNAYNPTEADMKTGKCVLRD; encoded by the coding sequence ATGAAGAACTACTACTTTCCCCTTATGCTAAGTGCATTGGTAGGGATATTTTTATACGGGTGTCAAACCGATCTTCCCGAGGTCGGTGAGCTCAAAAGTCCCGTTTCCTTTGGGTTTAGTTTGCCAGCTGGCAATGCGTCGTCAAAAGTGGCGAGCAATGATTTTAGATTAGTGGTGAAGGCTCAAGTGACCATCAGTAAGGCGGATAGTTCGGCGGAAGTTCTCAGGAAAAAGGAATTAAAGGTTTATGAATCAGATGGAGTGCTGTATGCCGAGGAAATTTTCTTGCCTATGGGGGATTATTTGATCACTGAGTTACTCCTTTTAAGTGAGGAAGGTGTGGCGATTTTTGCGATACCAGGGAAAGGAAAGCTGCAAGATCACATTGACAGGCAATTGCCGCTGCCTTTTTCGGTCGAAGGGAAAAATGCTACAAAAACGGTGACGATGGAAGTCCTTTCTACCTTGGGATTTACACCGAAGGAATTTGGGTTTGATCCAGCGGAGGTAATGTTTGAGGAGGCTGAGTTTTTCAAGGTAATGTTAGTGGAAAAGGGAGATCCTCAAAACATTCTAAATGGAGCTATAAGCCTCAAAAAATCAGATACAACGGTTTCTTTTGAAATAGATTCCATTGCGAAGATATTGCTCAAAGAAGAATATAGTTATGACAATAGATCCTATTTAGAAGCGAGTTCTCCTGGTTATTTATCGCTTAATGTGTTTGCGGGAAGGGACAGTTTACTGCAGCATAAGGAAGATCCATTGATCATTGAGCTCGAAAAATTGAAGGATTTTTATTCATTCAAGATAGGTTTAAATGCTTTTCATGTCAGGGAGTTGCAAGGGATGATGGTGAATTCCTTGGAGGAAGTGGTCAACTCCAGGATCACGCTCCTCCACGATGGAAGTGCTTTGGAGGAGTATAAGGATGTGGAGGTGGTAATTGTTGAAGAGGAAGGATACTATTTTTTGGAGACGATAGACCTACCCATTGGTGATTTTACCATTCAGGAATTGTACTTGCAGAATGCAGAAGATAAGACGCTATTTGCCGTTCCTTTTACAGCATCTTATATCGAAGAGTATTACAAGTATTCCTTACCGCTTCAGTTTTCTGTTTCAGGTGATACAAAATCACATGTCAGGTTTTTTAGCGTAGTGGACACCCGCGGATTCCTGCCCAGTGAATTTAACTTTGATCCTGATCGAATAAGTTTCAAAGAGGAGGTTTTACCTTTCTATGTGACCCTACAGGAGAAGGATAACCCTGGCAAACACCCCACTGGGACGTTAATTTCCGGAACCAATGTAGAAATAAAAAAGGAGGTAAGCTATTTGACCCGTGTGAATTTATTTGAAGGTGATTATTACGATAATCATGACGTTTATGTAAAGGTGCAAGCGAATGGCTATGAGGAGTTTAAATACATGTATCCCAAAGACAGCTTGCTTCAGCACCATGAGGATACCCCCTTGGTGATCGAACTGGAGGTGAGATCATTGGTCGTGGATGGGGTGTATAGGGGAAATGTGGTCCTGGAAACGCAGGCAGAGGTGGATGAATTTGCCAAATGGCATTGTACGACCATTAGTGGAAATTTGACGATAAAAGGACAGCGTGGTGCTGAAGACCAGATTGCTGACCTTGCAGGGCTGCAAAGTATAACGGAAGTTGGGGGTATGGTGAGCATTTCTGATTGTGATCATTTATCGAATTTGAAAGGCTTGGAATATTTGTCATCTATTAATGGAGGAAGGTTGGAAATAGCGCGCAATAATTCTCTACAAAATCTAAAGGGACTTTCTGGTCTGACCATCTTAAATGAATTTACGATCAGTGAAAATGCTTCATTGGTAAATTTAGAAGGACTCGAAAACCTAAAGGAAATAGGAGGGATGGTACTGGAATCCAATCCACTGCTAAATGCATTAAAGGGACTGGATAATGTAGAACGAATGAAATCACTATGGATAGATGATAGTGAATCACTGGTGGATTTTAACGGGTTTGATACCTCCATTTCATCATTGGGAACATTTGTTAGTATTAACAATCATAATTTGGAGAGTCTGCGGGGACTTATCCTGCCTGCCTGCAAAATAGATGGCGGTGTAGAAATCACAGACAACTGGTCACTGGAGAGCCTTGCTGGTTTGGATTTTAGTCAGCATGTAGCATTTAGCGTTTCGTTAGAATATAATAGTGGGCTAAAGGACATTTCTGCGATGGCTGCTATCAAAACGATTGGCCGGAAATTGACCATTGAGACATGCCACAGATTAACGAGCCTTAATGGACTGGAGAATTTAATTTCTGTGGGTACAGCGAATAGTAGTGAAAGTCTTGAAATATTAGATAATAAAAAATTAGTTGATTTTTGTGCATTGACCTCCTTATTTACTGAAGGGGATGTTTTTGGATATGATATTCAGTTAAACGCTTATAACCCTACAGAAGCTGATATGAAAACAGGAAAGTGTGTTCTGAGAGATTAA
- a CDS encoding sulfatase, whose translation MKMKLRLLFLMTMAVMANRAIAQDPQRPNVLFIIADDLTANAVSCYGNPLNITPNIDQLAAEGIRYERAYCQFPVCGPSRASFMSGYYPHATETFGYTSGRENIGPEKVTWSQLFKNEGYYTARVSKIFHMGVPGDIEKGSNGADDAASWQERFNSQGPEWKAEGAAELVQNNPYNALERKGGNVMTIVKASGDDGVHADGKTAEKASALIRKHKDSPFFLAVGLVRPHVPFVAPASYFEAFPYREMVLPPKVIGDWDDIPASGINYVTTVNAEMSEDQEKKAISGYYAAVSYMDAQVGKVLKTLKNEGLEDNTIVIFTSDHGFHLGEHEFWMKVSLHEESAKVPLIIKVPGKSPAVCRSFAELIDLYPTVAELAGLELPNEIQGKSLVNTLDDPTFEVRDMAFSVSKYRGVEAFLLRNDRWAFIQYGEEGEGGMELFDMVNDPQQFNNLAKNPQYAAQVDMFQQRLKQKLVAVRDNDLGKSYGMGDL comes from the coding sequence ATGAAAATGAAATTAAGGCTATTGTTCCTAATGACCATGGCGGTGATGGCAAATCGGGCCATTGCCCAAGACCCGCAGCGGCCTAACGTCCTGTTCATCATCGCGGATGACCTGACCGCCAATGCCGTTTCCTGTTATGGCAATCCCTTGAACATCACACCCAATATCGATCAACTTGCAGCGGAAGGAATCCGATATGAACGGGCATACTGTCAATTTCCCGTTTGTGGCCCTTCGAGAGCATCTTTTATGTCGGGGTACTATCCCCATGCTACGGAGACCTTTGGCTATACTAGTGGTCGGGAAAATATTGGGCCTGAGAAAGTGACCTGGTCGCAGCTTTTTAAAAACGAGGGCTATTACACGGCCCGTGTCAGCAAAATATTTCATATGGGCGTGCCGGGGGACATCGAAAAAGGCTCAAATGGCGCTGATGATGCCGCTTCCTGGCAAGAGCGATTCAACAGTCAAGGCCCGGAATGGAAGGCTGAAGGCGCGGCCGAGCTAGTGCAAAATAACCCTTACAATGCATTGGAGCGAAAAGGAGGCAATGTCATGACCATTGTGAAGGCCTCCGGTGATGATGGTGTGCACGCGGACGGCAAGACCGCAGAAAAGGCCTCAGCCTTGATCAGAAAGCACAAGGATTCCCCCTTCTTTTTGGCGGTAGGGCTGGTTCGGCCCCATGTTCCTTTTGTGGCACCGGCAAGTTATTTTGAAGCATTCCCGTACCGTGAAATGGTGCTGCCGCCAAAGGTTATCGGTGATTGGGATGATATTCCTGCCAGCGGCATCAATTACGTTACCACTGTCAATGCAGAAATGTCCGAAGACCAAGAGAAAAAAGCCATTTCTGGGTATTATGCAGCCGTCTCCTATATGGATGCCCAAGTGGGGAAAGTGCTGAAGACCTTGAAGAATGAAGGCCTTGAGGACAATACGATCGTGATCTTTACATCGGATCATGGTTTTCATTTGGGAGAGCATGAGTTTTGGATGAAAGTGAGCCTGCATGAAGAGTCCGCTAAAGTGCCCTTGATCATCAAGGTGCCCGGAAAGTCCCCTGCTGTTTGTCGGTCTTTTGCGGAGCTCATAGACCTTTATCCGACCGTGGCAGAGCTCGCGGGACTGGAATTGCCCAATGAAATCCAAGGCAAGAGCTTGGTCAATACCTTGGATGATCCTACATTCGAAGTGAGAGATATGGCCTTTTCAGTTTCAAAATATAGGGGAGTGGAGGCTTTTTTATTGCGAAATGATCGCTGGGCATTTATCCAGTATGGAGAAGAAGGAGAGGGGGGAATGGAGCTTTTTGACATGGTCAATGACCCTCAACAATTTAACAACTTGGCCAAAAATCCGCAATATGCAGCCCAGGTGGACATGTTTCAGCAGCGGCTAAAGCAGAAATTGGTTGCGGTAAGGGATAATGATCTGGGGAAGTCGTACGGCATGGGTGACCTTTGA
- a CDS encoding sulfatase family protein, protein MYKLVVWLGLAAGMFSCAKPTEEKPPNIVIIVSDDHTRQAISAYGSTIAQTPNIDRIAEEGVLFTNAYVTNSICGPSRAVLLTGKYSHKNGFRRNSDSKFESDQDQFVKHLQAGGYQTAWIGKYHLGEDPQGFDHYEILPGQGYYYNPDFFVKDSGRVNRTGYVSDLVEDAAEGWLDRRDPEKPFCLVIGHKATHRTWMPDLQDLDKFDAVTFPLPANFYDDYEGRQAAMEQDMTVDKTMRMAYDLKMYPEDSKDRNIKRMTPEQRAQFDAHYQLIHRELDSLNLSGRELVEWKYQQYMRDYLATAESMDRNIGRTLDYLEAHGLDENTIVIYISDQGFYLGEHGWFDKRFMYEESFSTPMMMKYPGVITPGSKSDAMVMNLDIAPTVLDAANVVIPEDIQGESMLPWLTGPQKQGREVLYYHYYEVGEHNVSPHFGIKTDRYKLIRFYDQVTSWELFDLEKDPSEMQNVYGQERYQEVQETMKGKLLETIKKYEDAEAEALFHEDISTAEGMKK, encoded by the coding sequence ATGTATAAACTAGTTGTATGGCTGGGCTTGGCAGCAGGGATGTTTTCCTGTGCCAAACCCACGGAGGAAAAACCACCAAATATTGTGATCATTGTGTCTGATGATCATACCCGGCAGGCGATCAGTGCTTATGGAAGCACGATTGCCCAAACGCCAAATATTGACCGCATTGCGGAAGAAGGGGTGTTGTTTACCAATGCTTATGTGACCAATTCCATTTGTGGGCCTAGCCGTGCGGTGCTGTTGACAGGAAAGTATAGCCATAAGAACGGCTTTAGAAGAAATTCGGACAGCAAGTTTGAAAGTGACCAAGATCAATTTGTGAAGCATTTACAGGCTGGCGGCTACCAGACCGCTTGGATAGGGAAGTACCACTTGGGAGAAGATCCCCAGGGTTTTGACCATTATGAGATTTTGCCCGGTCAGGGCTATTATTACAATCCTGATTTCTTTGTAAAAGACAGTGGCCGCGTAAACCGCACGGGATACGTCAGTGATTTGGTAGAAGATGCTGCTGAAGGCTGGCTGGACCGAAGGGATCCTGAGAAGCCCTTTTGCTTGGTTATTGGCCACAAAGCCACCCACCGTACTTGGATGCCTGATCTGCAGGATTTGGACAAGTTTGATGCGGTGACTTTTCCGCTTCCAGCCAATTTCTATGACGATTACGAAGGGCGCCAAGCAGCGATGGAGCAGGACATGACGGTGGACAAGACCATGCGGATGGCCTATGACTTAAAGATGTACCCTGAAGATTCCAAAGACCGGAACATTAAACGGATGACCCCTGAGCAAAGGGCCCAATTCGACGCCCATTATCAGCTGATACACCGGGAATTGGATTCACTGAACCTTTCCGGCAGGGAGCTGGTGGAGTGGAAATACCAGCAGTACATGCGTGATTACTTGGCTACCGCCGAATCGATGGACAGAAATATCGGTCGTACACTGGACTACCTTGAGGCGCATGGGTTGGATGAAAATACCATCGTGATTTATATTTCCGATCAAGGGTTCTATCTGGGCGAGCATGGTTGGTTTGACAAGCGGTTCATGTATGAAGAATCCTTCAGTACGCCCATGATGATGAAATACCCCGGTGTGATCACGCCTGGAAGCAAGTCGGATGCAATGGTTATGAACTTGGATATCGCCCCTACAGTCCTGGATGCGGCGAATGTAGTCATCCCTGAGGATATCCAAGGGGAGTCCATGTTGCCGTGGCTGACAGGTCCCCAAAAGCAGGGGAGGGAAGTGTTGTATTACCACTATTATGAAGTGGGCGAGCATAATGTTTCTCCCCATTTTGGAATCAAGACTGACCGGTATAAGCTCATCCGTTTTTATGATCAAGTGACTTCTTGGGAACTCTTTGATTTGGAGAAAGATCCCTCGGAAATGCAGAACGTTTATGGTCAGGAGCGCTATCAGGAAGTGCAGGAAACGATGAAAGGAAAGCTATTGGAAACGATTAAAAAGTATGAAGATGCCGAGGCAGAAGCGCTTTTTCACGAGGACATCAGCACTGCAGAAGGCATGAAGAAATAG
- a CDS encoding DJ-1/PfpI family protein translates to MAKKILMIAGDYVEDYEIMVPFQAMLSVGLEVDVIAPDRKKGDTIPTAIHDFVGDQTYKELTGHRFAINADFDSINLSDYDGLYVPGGRAPEYLRLEQKVLDIVKHFFEADKPVAAICHGIQILTVARVLEGRTLTAYVAVGPDIELVGGTWKNIPADQAIVDGNLVTSPAWPGHQAILAEFYKLLGIKITH, encoded by the coding sequence ATGGCTAAAAAAATATTAATGATTGCCGGAGATTATGTGGAAGACTATGAAATCATGGTTCCTTTTCAGGCAATGCTTTCTGTTGGGCTAGAAGTGGATGTGATTGCTCCGGATCGTAAAAAAGGAGATACCATTCCTACTGCCATTCATGATTTTGTGGGTGACCAAACCTATAAGGAGCTCACTGGACACCGATTTGCCATCAATGCCGACTTTGACAGCATCAATTTATCCGATTACGACGGGCTATATGTCCCCGGAGGAAGGGCTCCCGAATACTTGAGACTGGAGCAAAAAGTCTTGGATATCGTCAAGCACTTCTTTGAAGCAGACAAGCCAGTAGCCGCCATCTGTCACGGCATCCAAATCCTCACCGTCGCCAGGGTCCTTGAAGGCCGTACCCTTACCGCCTATGTGGCCGTAGGCCCGGATATCGAGCTGGTGGGCGGCACCTGGAAAAACATCCCGGCAGACCAAGCCATCGTCGACGGAAACCTGGTTACTTCTCCCGCTTGGCCCGGCCATCAGGCCATCCTAGCAGAGTTCTATAAATTACTGGGCATAAAGATTACCCATTGA
- a CDS encoding DUF4230 domain-containing protein, with the protein MRKFLFGVLIGLLAIGVYRWIAGGIERKNTLEESSSLIQQEVKQVSKLIVTEGHFSQVYNYKQSEGMFGNLWITKKKALVVVNAEVQIAYDLSKVKFDIDAANQTLYIREIPEAEIKVFPDFKYYDAAGDYFNPFDADDINTIKSRVNASIRRKVEGSDLKENANRRLIAELARFYVLTNSLGWRLVYEDKEVLSQGDFELKELH; encoded by the coding sequence ATGCGGAAGTTTTTGTTCGGAGTTTTAATTGGCCTGCTAGCGATAGGGGTTTATCGCTGGATTGCAGGGGGGATCGAGCGTAAAAATACCCTCGAGGAAAGTTCCAGCCTGATCCAGCAAGAGGTGAAGCAGGTCAGCAAGCTGATCGTCACGGAAGGCCATTTTTCACAGGTATACAATTACAAACAGTCCGAGGGGATGTTTGGCAATCTGTGGATCACCAAGAAGAAGGCCTTGGTGGTCGTCAATGCAGAGGTACAAATTGCCTATGACCTCTCTAAGGTGAAGTTTGACATTGATGCGGCCAACCAGACTTTGTACATCAGGGAAATCCCCGAGGCAGAGATAAAGGTCTTTCCCGATTTCAAATATTATGATGCTGCTGGGGATTATTTCAATCCATTTGATGCCGATGATATCAATACCATTAAGTCTCGCGTAAATGCCTCCATTCGCAGAAAAGTGGAGGGGTCAGACCTAAAGGAAAATGCCAATCGGCGGTTGATAGCCGAACTTGCCCGTTTTTATGTCCTTACCAATTCCTTGGGCTGGAGACTGGTGTATGAAGATAAAGAGGTGTTAAGTCAGGGGGATTTTGAGCTGAAGGAATTACATTGA